A single Antechinus flavipes isolate AdamAnt ecotype Samford, QLD, Australia chromosome 5, AdamAnt_v2, whole genome shotgun sequence DNA region contains:
- the LOC127538709 gene encoding keratin, type II cytoskeletal 3-like — MSRQVSYSQQSCRTSSGGQRQGFSGRSAVVSSKSHISSGRSTSASRCGGGGGSGGGSAASACAAMGRGFGSRSLYSLGGNKKISISVAGGSYQAGGLGGGRSCGLGGSGFGAGGMGGGAGGFRGGAGGMGGGAGGFRGGAGGFGGGAGGFRGGAGGFGGGAGGFGGGAGGFGGGAGGFGGPGGFGGPGGFGGSGGPGGFPGGIHEVTVNQSLLKPLNVEIDPQIGQVKTQEKEQIKTLNNKFAAFIDKVRFLEQQNQVLETKWQLLQDHGSTSNSNDRNLEPFFENYISSLRAHLDMLVNEKNKLTGELSSMEDLVEDFKKKYEEEINKRTAAENDFVVLKKDVDAAYMSKVELDAKVESVMDEINFLKALYDAELSQMQSDTSDTSVVLSMDNNRCLDLDSIIAEVRAQYEDIAQRSKAEAEALYQTKLGELENTAGRHGDDLKSIKSEISELNRMIQRLRAEIENVKKQNANLQAAIADAEQRGEMALKDANAKMVELKAALQQAKDELARLLRDYQELMTVKLALDMEIATYRKLLEGEECRMSGECQNTVSIEMVHSSSSSSGGSTGGGAGGHGRGGTSGGSCGSGGTGGKGIGSGGSYGRGGTGRKGMGSGSHGGSSSGGFSSGGSCSVGGGYSSQSGGSGVVSGGGSSSIQVSQSSTRSQRSNNKF, encoded by the exons ATGAGCCGCCAAGTCAGTTATAGCCAACAATCTTGCAGGACCTCCAGTGGAGGGCAACGCCAAGGATTCAGTGGCCGATCTGCTGTGGTCTCCAGCAAAAGTCACATCAGCTCTGGCAGATCCACGTCTGCTTCCCGATGTGGAGGAGGTGGTGGCAGTGGAGGCGGCAGTGCTGCATCAGCTTGTGCTGCCATGGGCAGGGGCTTTGGCAGCAGAAGCCTGTACTCCCTGGGGGGGAACAAAAAGATCTCCATCAGTGTAGCTGGGGGTAGCTACCAAGCAGGGGGCTTAGGTGGTGGCCGAAGCTGTGGCTTGGGGGGCAGTGGATTTGGAGCTGGTGGCATGGGAGGGGGAGCTGGTGGATTTAGAGGGGGAGCTGGTGGAATGGGAGGGGGAGCTGGTGGATTTAGAGGGGGAGCTGGTGGCTTTGGAGGGGGAGCTGGTGGCTTTAGAGGGGGAGCTGGTGGCTTTGGAGGGGGAGCTGGTGGCTTTGGAGGAGGAGCTGGTGGCTTTGGAGGAGGAGCTGGTGGCTTCGGTGGCCCTGGTGGCTTCGGTGGCCCTGGTGGCTTTGGTGGCTCCGGTGGTCCTGGTGGTTTCCCTGGTGGCATCCATGAAGTGACTGTGAACCAGAGTCTTCTAAAGCCCCTCAATGTGGAGATTGACCCCCAAATTGGGCAGGTGAAGACCCAAGAGAAGGAGCAGATCAAGACCCTCAATAACAAATTTGCTGCCTTTATCGACAAG GTCAGGTTCCTGGAACAACAGAATCAAGTCCTAGAGACCAAGTGGCAGCTGCTTCAGGACCATGGGTCCACTTCAAACTCCAATGACCGGAACCTTGAGCCCTTCTTTGAGAACTACATCAGTAGCCTCCGGGCCCACTTAGATATGCTggttaatgaaaaaaacaagctGACTGGAGAACTGAGCAGTATGGAAGACTTGGTTGAAGACTTTAAGAAGAA gTACGAAGAGGAGATCAACAAACGTACTGCTGCTGAGAATGACTTTGTGGTTCTTAAGAAG GATGTAGATGCTGCCTACATGAGCAAAGTAGAACTGGATGCCAAAGTGGAGAGCGTGATGGATGAGATTAACTTCCTCAAGGCCCTGTATGATGCA GAGCTGTCCCAGATGCAATCAGACACCAGCGACACCTCTGTGGTTCTGTCCATGGACAACAACAGATGCCTGGACCTGGATAGCATCATTGCTGAAGTCCGAGCGCAGTATGAAGACATTGCTCAGAGGAGCAAGGCTGAGGCTGAGGCCCTGTACCAGACAAAA TTGGGAGAGCTGGAAAACACAGCTGGCAGGCATGGGGATGACCTGAAAAGCATCAAGAGTGAGATCTCTGAGCTCAACAGGATGATCCAGAGGCTTCGAGCTGAAATTGAGAATGTCAAGAAGCAG AACGCCAACCTTCAAGCAGCCATTGCTGATGCTGAACAGCGTGGAGAGATGGCTCTCAAGGATGCTAATGCCAAGATGGTAGAACTCAAGGCTGCCCTGCAGCAGGCCAAGGATGAACTGGCCCGCCTACTTCGTGATTATCAGGAGCTCATGACAGTCAAACTGGCCCTGGACATGGAGATTGCCACGTATAGGAAGCTGTTGGAGGGAGAGGAATGCAG GATGTCTGGAGAGTGCCAGAACACCGTGAGCATCG aaatggtccacagcagcagtagcagtagtggTGGTTCCACGGGAGGAGGAGCCGGTGGACATGGCCGAGGTGGCACCAGTGGTGGCAGTTGTGGCAGTGGGGGCACAGGTGGCAAAGGAATAGGCTCTGGGGGAAGTTATGGCAGAGGAGGAACAGGCAGGAAGGGAATGGGCAGTGGGAGCCATGGTGGCAGTTCTAGTGGGGGCTTCAGCTCTGGGGGAAGCTGTAGTGTTGGAGGTGGGTACTCTAGCCAGTCTGGAGGCTCTGGGGTTGTCAGTGGGGGTGGTAGCAGCTCTATCCAAGTCTCACAGAGCTCTACCCGGAGCCAGAGATCCAACAACAAATTCTAA
- the LOC127539273 gene encoding keratin, type II cytoskeletal 1b-like isoform X1, producing MSRQFSSRSAFGLGSRHVYNVSSSGAFGGRSQGNGSVCRIGGRCAGGASGGGGFGGYSRLRGSYTSQSLYNLSGHRSISSSLVGDGTSGFWQSRGGRGFGGGGGGRGFGSRSLGGSGFGLGGFGPSCPPGGIREVTINQSLLQPLGVEVDPEFQKVKSEEREQIKVLNNKFASFIDKVRFLEQQNQVLQTKWDLLQQVRTSTRRNNLEPILESYITELRRQLDGLNGDRMRQDLEIRSMQDLVEDYKNKYEEEIHKRTDAENDFVILKKDVDAAYMNRVDLQSRVDAMIKETDFVKFLYEAELSQMQTTTSDTNVILSMDNNRSLDLDSIIREVQEQYELIFQKSKSETEARYQDKYQELQITAGRHDDDLKNTKMEISELNRAIQRLQSEIGNVKKQIDQVNSLILDAEERGEQALQDAQQKLQDMEEALQQSKEKMARLLRDYQELLSTKLSLDVEIATYKKLLEGEEYRMSGEFQNPVSISVQSSKVTISGGGGGGNYGGGSGGYGGSSAFGSGSFSGGGSYGGGRSGGGGAGSRGGGGVYGESSSGGYGESSRSRKSGVNSRVQIIRTSTNTSRRHVIE from the exons ATGAGCCGGCAGTTCAGTTCTAGGTCTGCCTTTGGATTGGGGAGCAGACATGTTTACAATGTCAGCTCCTCTGGGGCCTTTGGTGGCAGAAGCCAGGGCAATGGATCTGTGTGTCGCATAGGTGGGAGGTGTGCAGGTGGTGCCAGTGGTGGTGGTGGCTTTGGAGGCTACAGTCGACTTAGGGGCAGCTACACCAGCCAAAGCCTCTATAATCTGAGTGGGCACAGAAGTATCTCCAGCAGCCTAGTGGGGGATGGAACCAGTGGCTTCTGGCAGAGCAGAGGAGGCAGAGGttttgggggtggtggtggtgggcgTGGCTTTGGAAGCAGAAGTTTAGGGGGTAGTGGCTTTGGCCTTGGGGGTTTTGGTCCTTCCTGTCCCCCAGGGGGCATTCGGGAGGTGACCATTAATCAGAGCCTCCTTCAGCCTCTTGGGGTAGAGGTGGACCCTGAGTTTCAGAAGGTGAAAAGCGAAGAACGTGAGCAAATCAAAGTTCTCAACAACAAATTTGCTTCTTTCATTGACAAG GTACGGTTCCTGGAGCAGCAGAACCAGGTCCTGCAGACAAAATGGGACCTGCTGCAGCAGGTGAGGACCTCCACCAGGCGCAACAACTTGGAGCCCATCTTGGAGTCCTATATCACTGAGTTGAGGAGGCAGTTGGATGGGCTGAATGGAGACCGGATGCGCCAAGACTTAGAGATAAGAAGCATGCAAGACTTAGTAGAAGACTACAAGAACAA GTATGAGGAAGAAATCCATAAGAGGACCGATGCTGAGAATGATTTTGTCATTCTGAAGAAG GATGTAGATGCTGCCTATATGAACAGAGTTGACCTGCAGTCTAGGGTGGATGCAATGATCAAGGAAACTGACTTCGTGAAGTTCCTGTATGAAGCG gAGCTGTCCCAGATGCAGACCACCACCAGTGACACTAATGTCATCCTCTCCATGGATAACAATCGTAGTCTGGATTTAGATAGCATTATCCGGGAGGTCCAGGAACAATATGAACTAATTTTCCAGAAGAGCAAAAGTGAGACTGAAGCGAGATACCAGGACAAG TACCAGGAGCTCCAAATTACAGCTGGGAGACATGACGATGACCTGAAGAACACCAAGATGGAGATTTCGGAGCTCAACCGGGCTATCCAGAGGCTACAGTCAGAGATTGGAAATGTGAAGAAACAG ATTGACCAAGTGAATTCACTCATTTTGGATGCTGAGGAGAGGGGGGAGCAAGCCCTCCAAGATGCCCAGCAGAAACTGCAAGACATGGAAGAAGCTCTCCAGCAGAGTAAGGAAAAGATGGCCCGCCTTCTTCGTGATTACCAGGAGCTGCTGAGCACTAAGCTGTCTTTGGATGTTGAGATTGCCACCTATAAGAAGCTCCTAGAGGGAGAGGAGTACAG GATGTCGGGAGAATTTCAGAACCCTGTTAGCATCT CGGTGCAGAGCAGTAAAGTCACCatcagcggcggcggcggcggcggcaacTACGGCGGAGGCAGCGGTGGCTACGGAGGCAGCTCTGCCTTTGGCTCTGGAAGCTTTAGCGGCGGAGGGAGCTACGGGGGCGGCCGCAGCGGCGGGGGTGGGGCGGGTTCCAGAGGAGGTGGGGGAGTTTACGGGGAGAGCAGTAGTGGCGGCTACGGAGAAAGCAGCAGAAGCAGAAAAAGTGGGGTCAACTCCAGAGTGCAAATCATCCGAACCTCTACCAACACTTCCAGGAGACATGTCATTGAGTAG
- the LOC127539273 gene encoding keratin, type II cytoskeletal 1b-like isoform X2 codes for MRQDLEIRSMQDLVEDYKNKYEEEIHKRTDAENDFVILKKDVDAAYMNRVDLQSRVDAMIKETDFVKFLYEAELSQMQTTTSDTNVILSMDNNRSLDLDSIIREVQEQYELIFQKSKSETEARYQDKYQELQITAGRHDDDLKNTKMEISELNRAIQRLQSEIGNVKKQIDQVNSLILDAEERGEQALQDAQQKLQDMEEALQQSKEKMARLLRDYQELLSTKLSLDVEIATYKKLLEGEEYRMSGEFQNPVSISVQSSKVTISGGGGGGNYGGGSGGYGGSSAFGSGSFSGGGSYGGGRSGGGGAGSRGGGGVYGESSSGGYGESSRSRKSGVNSRVQIIRTSTNTSRRHVIE; via the exons ATGCGCCAAGACTTAGAGATAAGAAGCATGCAAGACTTAGTAGAAGACTACAAGAACAA GTATGAGGAAGAAATCCATAAGAGGACCGATGCTGAGAATGATTTTGTCATTCTGAAGAAG GATGTAGATGCTGCCTATATGAACAGAGTTGACCTGCAGTCTAGGGTGGATGCAATGATCAAGGAAACTGACTTCGTGAAGTTCCTGTATGAAGCG gAGCTGTCCCAGATGCAGACCACCACCAGTGACACTAATGTCATCCTCTCCATGGATAACAATCGTAGTCTGGATTTAGATAGCATTATCCGGGAGGTCCAGGAACAATATGAACTAATTTTCCAGAAGAGCAAAAGTGAGACTGAAGCGAGATACCAGGACAAG TACCAGGAGCTCCAAATTACAGCTGGGAGACATGACGATGACCTGAAGAACACCAAGATGGAGATTTCGGAGCTCAACCGGGCTATCCAGAGGCTACAGTCAGAGATTGGAAATGTGAAGAAACAG ATTGACCAAGTGAATTCACTCATTTTGGATGCTGAGGAGAGGGGGGAGCAAGCCCTCCAAGATGCCCAGCAGAAACTGCAAGACATGGAAGAAGCTCTCCAGCAGAGTAAGGAAAAGATGGCCCGCCTTCTTCGTGATTACCAGGAGCTGCTGAGCACTAAGCTGTCTTTGGATGTTGAGATTGCCACCTATAAGAAGCTCCTAGAGGGAGAGGAGTACAG GATGTCGGGAGAATTTCAGAACCCTGTTAGCATCT CGGTGCAGAGCAGTAAAGTCACCatcagcggcggcggcggcggcggcaacTACGGCGGAGGCAGCGGTGGCTACGGAGGCAGCTCTGCCTTTGGCTCTGGAAGCTTTAGCGGCGGAGGGAGCTACGGGGGCGGCCGCAGCGGCGGGGGTGGGGCGGGTTCCAGAGGAGGTGGGGGAGTTTACGGGGAGAGCAGTAGTGGCGGCTACGGAGAAAGCAGCAGAAGCAGAAAAAGTGGGGTCAACTCCAGAGTGCAAATCATCCGAACCTCTACCAACACTTCCAGGAGACATGTCATTGAGTAG